From Poecilia reticulata strain Guanapo linkage group LG3, Guppy_female_1.0+MT, whole genome shotgun sequence:
ATGTTTGCTGTTCATTCCAAGTGTTgctgtgttgatgttttatttagtgCTACGTTTCTCATTTACATCTATTTACTTTCTTAGATTGTCAGACTTGTTCCTACTGTTGTTCCACTTCCTCAGTTCAGCTACTTTGTCCCAGTAATCAAACCCGTTTAACCAAACTGGGTTATTCCACCAACCAGTTTCACCAGTTATTCCAGTTCCCAggtttgtttccttctgttctgctttgctCAGTTTAGGCCTGATTAagtttatgatttatttagaaaataaatcaacctAATGCCAGCCTGTCTGTGATTGGCTCTCTGAGACCCACCAATGGAAGCAGCAGCCgttcagctgtggaaaacaccTTGATGGCCTTAGCCCCGCCTCCCAGACACAGCTCCTCTTCAGAGATGAAGAGTCCAAACTCCTGGTTCACAGAGCAGCACAACCCTACGACtcccccactcggctccttcagactagccagcagtaattagcaaacacctggtggaactgctgagctcgtTAAAAGTCAATATTGactaatataatttttataacaacttaaaGTAACAGTTACGGGATTGTGTAACACTATTTGAACGGGTGAGGACTGACGtgacgctgtcataaacatggagtcttcatgaatgctgtcatgaagtgtcattctgtaaataatgacgtTTTAATGCAGTTacattaaaacttgcattaaaagtccaatATAGTGTCGTCTTTGATTAAAAGTATCATTTAATGAATGTCACTTCATGAAGATgatcaaacattcatgaaaactccttcatgttgatgtcagttttatgcacaaacCTCCAAATAAGTGTTACTCTTGACtgcacagcaaatttggaagtgttccatcaactcctacagagttaaattttacacttttaaggTGTCTATATAGATCCACACTGGATGGTGTAGaagttacacttttgaaagtgttatttgtgatagagttgaatcaacactcacaGTAGTTGAAATCAAATTCACTTGTGTTAATTTACCCAAAAACTAGTGTatattgtcaaaagttaacactatAAATGTGTTAATCTAACACAGAACAGTGTAAAGAATAGaacatagaaatctgagttttgaaATATTACTGGCAGgatgtgctgtggtggtgcaggggttaagcacagcctacatatgaaggctctggtTTTCAATGCAGCTGTTGTGGGTTTGCTTCCCGGTTTTCTCATtatccacttttttttgtcaatttactaccaaataaaagccactagagcaAATAAAACCTTTGTTCCCCCAGgaaactactggccatcaataatctccaaattcattttaagacatgagatgctacaaaaacaccagcaccatTTGCAGAATacaatcttttatttcaaaacatcaaacagcactgacagcaatatacaacaaaggtcATAAATTCAtagtactttgcactgaaggtgaagtgtgctttgaaagttcattggaAGCGGCCATGGGTggtcttgtgatcactgatggtgaagtgtctttggtgctgctcttgttttcaccaacatgaaggaggaagacttccagcctggaaggaaaaacaagaaatatagcagaaacattaggatagtaaatgcatattttaaaaagtagtgtgagcaaaactaatcagactcacctgtgtgtgtcaccgtcatattcattcaaattactctgcccacctggtttacaagataaagcataaaaaagtcagaaataattactaaagaattagtcagcttatagaaaaaaatgtggacagCATTAAAAGTCGTGCCAActtgtctgaagaaatgtgttgaagtcatcataacagtctccagtcaccaacatgacacactaacaaagaaaaaacatttaggcaggtacaaaacaccagagtcaaatggctgaatttccTCCTCACTGTGTAGatatgttctccagagtcctgctaatcacctAATCAttgtattcaggtgtggtgcagcagcggCACATCTAACTGTTGCAGGACAGTggtcctccaggactggagttttaCACCTGTGGCTTAGACCAAGCCAacggtccagcacagccactccccTGTTTTGCAGTCTACagccaaaaacttaaagaaaatgcccccgcagctaaataatgctaattaaaatggcctccagattttcctgacagtttcaATGTTAGGTTAAGACAATAAACAgtccaaacaaataaatgtacgTTAAGCAAACTGTGTATATAAATCAATACTCGTGTAAACGGAAAAATAATGCCTCCataagaaatggtcaaaaacatgatcattttaacatggaacttaccttgttataatgagctccagacaagacgccatacCGCTGCCTCTGCTCCTCAGGCAAACATGTGACGCAGTAGCGGAACAAGACGGCGtcggccggggggcggggctaatgaccGGGGCCGTGGCTACtggcagggggcggggctaatgaccGGGGCCGTGGCTACtggcagggggcggggctaatgaccGGGGCCATGGCTACTGGCAGGGGGGGGGCTAATGACCTGGCCAAATAATGaagctcatgataatttaactttacaacatagaCATGCCCGCAACAGCGGAGCTAACAAGTTTCACCACCACCACAGAGAGCGACGCCGTCATTTTGAAGTCCATCTGACATAAAGTtcaacaaaccaagagaagaacagaaacacgCGGCTACTGGTCACTAacgatgaaacaacacaaattcaaaacatgttaacgtTCCGTAGCTCTAGCTAGTTTGCTATTTGctgccaagtgactgatgatgacatTGGTTACCAGCTTTACCCACAATgcacctggagaaaataaggccggttaatttgtagttttgtgtgtcataaagtcaaatataagagtgaaaataaagccagtcatgtggcacaacattttattcaatattttacacccactatgtcactaaaatcagtcagtcaggtaaagtttttagcaaccatgagtcaatTATGGGGCACCCGACTATATAATCTATCTAAATCAACACCAGGCTGAGTGCAGAGTTAGAAATGAACACTGGACAGGATTAACTCTTTGGAACACTTTGGGGAATCTAACATTCTCCaacactcatgttgttgaattgACACTGTATTCTTAACATTCAACACTTGCACTGGAAATCTGACACTTCTGAATTTGCtgtgtgctataaaatggcccTTCATGTCTCTAAAACACTCAAACTGCCCCTTAATCAACTTGTTTTAACTGaagttttctctgctctgtcctCAGAGTCCAGAAATGTCTTCTGGCAGAAACCTGCAGTCTAAAGATCAGTTTTTCTGCTCCATCTGTCTGGATGTGTTCACTGATCCAGTCTCCACACCATGTGGACACAACTTCTGCAAAACCTGCATCACTCAGCTCTGGGATGCAAATGTTCCCTACAGGTGTCCTCTGTGCAACGASCATTTCGCCTCCAGGCCTCAGCTGAGAGTCAACACTTTATTAAAAGAGATGGTTGATCAGTTCAGAGGTGAAGCTCAGCAGgaagccagcagcagctcagagcaACAAGCTGCCAAACCAGGAGAAGTTCCCTGTGACGTCTGCACTSGACCCAAACTGAAGGCCCTGAAGTCCTGCATGGTGTGTCTGCTCTCCTACTGCCAGACTCACCTGGAGCCTCACCTGACCGCTCCACGTCTGAAGAAGCATCAGCTGATGGAGCCGGTGGAGAACCTGGAGGACAGGATGTGTCTGCAGCACGATAGACCTCTGGAGCTGTTCTGTAGGACCGACCAGACATGCGTCTGCTTGTTCTGTCCTGTTTTAGACCACAAGAACCACGAGTTTGTTCCTCTGAGAGAAGAATCTGAAGGAAAGAAGGCAGAGCTGAGGAAGACGGAGGCTCAAGTTCAGGAAATGATCCAGAAGAGACGACTGAAGATCCAGGAGATCAGAGAGTCGGTGAAGATCAGTAGAGATgctgcagacagagagaaagctGGAGGTGTTCAGGTCTTCACGGCTCTGAAGGAGTCTGCTGAGAGAGGCCTGAAGGAGCTCATCAAGGAGATccaagacaaacaggaagctaCAGTGAAACAGGCTGAAGGCTTCATCAGAGATCTGGAGCAGGAGATCTCTGRGCTGAAGAAGAGGAGCTCTGAGGTGAAGCAGCTCTCACAGGATGAAGatcccctccacctcctccaaaGCTTCTCCTCCCTGAAAGMTGCTCCACCCACCAAGACCTGGacagaggtcagagttcatccaCCATACTATGGGGGGACTGTGGTGAGAGCTGTGGCTGAGCTGCAGgagatgatgaagaggatgatggAGGCTGAGATGAAGAGGATCCAGCAGTTTGCTGTTGATGTGACTCTGGATCCTCATACGGCTCATGCTAGTCTCATCCTGTCTGATGATGGAAAACAGGTGAGACATGGAgatcagaagaagaaacttcCAGACAATCCAGAGAGATTTaatcagtgtgtttgtgttttaggaCAGCAGAGTTTCTCTTCAGGCAGATTTTACTTTGAGGTTCAGGTTAAAGAAAAGACTGAATGGGATTTAGGAGTGGCCACAGAATCCATCAACAGGAAGGGAGACATCACACTGAGGCCTCGGAAAGGTTTCTGGACTATTTGGTTGAGAAATGGAAATGAGTATGAAGCTCTTGCTGACCCTGCAATCCGTCTCCGTCTCCATCCTCCTCAGAAGGTCGGGGTGTTTGTGGATTATGAGGAGGGTCTGGTCTCCTTCTATGATGtagatgctgcagctctgaTCTACTCCTTTACTGGCTGCTGCTTCAAGGAGAAACTCTACCCTTTCTTCAGTCCTGATCTTAATGATGTAGGTAAAAACTCTGCTCCTCTGATCATCTGTCCTGTTGATTGTTGctctgatgaagatgatgaagatgaatcTGAGTGACTGCAGGTGAAGTCCAGCTGCTGGAGAGGAGAGCTTGGACATGACCTGTTCATCAAATTAAAACTCATATCTAATAACATTTGAAGCGTTTTTCCTCATTAGTTCTGCCTCATGGTggttttatgtgaattttaatCAGAAGtggaaatgtaacatttgattggtgaataaaaatgttaaattgtagAATcgactgttttcctttttatttttgaggttaTATCAATTGTAAATCTGCATGACTGGAACTGTATTGATGGTGACTCTTCTACTCTTCATTGTTTCTGTTCacttcttggtgcagctccgtGTTTCTGCCCCATCTATTCTGACACTAAGAGGAATGTGGTTGACACTGTAAAtaccatgtgggtgaaatttaaTCGATGATACTCCGATGTCCCGtcctcctgaaggcagcacaagACGTTCATAGAAAAACtgaggagaagaagagttatgattgaaaagaaagaaaatgatttgtttgtttcaattggaaacttctcatcagagaggtcaaaggtcatatGTGGGgaaccccaaggttcaatccttggaccccttcttttcaatatttatattctcccactggctcaggttataacaggaaataagatcagctACCATAACTACGCGGATGACACACAGCTCTAcgtcacgatgtcaccaggtgacctttgaccccagatcaatgtgtggatgagccaaaactttctccagctgaacagaaacaaaactgaagttattatctttggacctaaagaggagcgaaccagaATCAAYgcacagcttcagttattacaactRAAAACCAGYGATCAGCCYGAARcctgggagtagtgatgacctctgacctgaaccttcagagccacattaagacagtcacaaagtcggccttctatcacctgaagaacatctccaggattagaggactgatgtctcaacgcgatctagagaaactcatcctgcgtttatctttagccgcattgatgcAACAGCGtctcacaggtctgactaataaatcaatcaaacagctgcagctgatccagaagctgctgcNNNNNNNNNNNNNNNNNNNNNNNNNNNNNNNNNNNNNNNNNNNNNNNNNNNNNNNNNNNNNNNNNNNNNNNNNNNNNNNNNNNNNNNNNNNNNNNNNNNNNNNNNNNNNNNNNNNNNNNNNNNNNNNNNNNNNNNNNNNNNNNNNNNNNNNNNNNNNNNNNNNNNNNNNNNNNNNNNNNNNNNNNNNNNNNNNNNNNNNNNNNNNNNNNNNNNNNNNNNNNNNNNNNNNNNNNNNNNNNNNNNNNNNNNNNNNNNNNNNNNNNNNNNNNNNNNNNNNNNNNNNNNNNNNNNNNNNNNNNNNNNNNNNNNNNNNNNNNNNNNNNNNNNNNNNNNNNNNNNNNNNNNNNNNNNNNNNNNNNNNNNNNNNNNNNNNNNNNNNNNNNNNNNNNNNNNNNNNNNNNNNNNNNNNNNNNNNNNNNNNNNNNNNNNNNNNNNNNNNNNNNNNNNNNNNNNNNNNNNNNNNNNNNNNNNNNNNNNNNNNNNNNNNNNNNNNNNNNNNNNNNNNNNNNNNNNNNNNNNNNNNNNNNNNNNNNNNNNNNNNNNNNNNNNNNNNNNNNNNNNNNNNNNNNNN
This genomic window contains:
- the LOC103462979 gene encoding E3 ubiquitin-protein ligase TRIM21-like, translating into MSSGRNLQSKDQFFCSICLDVFTDPVSTPCGHNFCKTCITQLWDANVPYRCPLCNXHFASRPQLRVNTLLKEMVDQFRGEAQQEASSSSEQQAAKPGEVPCDVCTXPKLKALKSCMVCLLSYCQTHLEPHLTAPRLKKHQLMEPVENLEDRMCLQHDRPLELFCRTDQTCVCLFCPVLDHKNHEFVPLREESEGKKAELRKTEAQVQEMIQKRRLKIQEIRESVKISRDAADREKAGGVQVFTALKESAERGLKELIKEIQDKQEATVKQAEGFIRDLEQEISXLKKRSSEVKQLSQDEDPLHLLQSFSSLKXAPPTKTWTEVRVHPPYYGGTVVRAVAELQEMMKRMMEAEMKRIQQFAVDVTLDPHTAHASLILSDDGKQVRHGDQKKKLPDNPERFNQCVCVLGQQSFSSGRFYFEVQVKEKTEWDLGVATESINRKGDITLRPRKGFWTIWLRNGNEYEALADPAIRLRLHPPQKVGVFVDYEEGLVSFYDVDAAALIYSFTGCCFKEKLYPFFSPDLNDVGKNSAPLIICPVDCCSDEDDEDESE